A single Vigna radiata var. radiata cultivar VC1973A chromosome 8, Vradiata_ver6, whole genome shotgun sequence DNA region contains:
- the LOC106772004 gene encoding uncharacterized protein LOC106772004, translating to MAPSSPPPSDNSDAEGRLREAEERLRDAIEELQRRQRRAAAHAQHHLRVESPPCDHGPDESCVAHAIGNLCQTFLLSYGVRVGIGILLRAFKLVRRQSYSSLLDLKQLVSEKDLIVREEACRIGLLFGGFTGSYHALRCLLRKLRKKETPLNAILAGSIAGFSILALNDSNRRRTLALYLLARLAQCAYNSAKSKNKFHLWGSHWRHGDSLLFAIACAQVMYAFVMRPESLPKSYQEFIQKTGPVAEPVYKAVRDSCRGHPVDVTSLHTYLSHVGRSDYVKLEEFPSIIPCSIIHPETNSCLAHQVKATSKTFKKTFPLYFSLTFVPFVVLHLQKFTDAPFRTFWLAINGGVRSTAFLSAFVGIFQAVICLHRKVFSRDHKMVYWIAGGISALSVLLEKKAKRGELALYVLPRAGDSLWYILVNRHLLPNIRNAEVFLFSVCMGGIMYYLEHEPETMAPFLRGLIRRFLASRISNPSPPSNRTASYAYLQALDGMTPPTLQEKRDTESESSEKYNLESIPGL from the exons ATGGCACCATCATCGCCTCCGCCGTCCGACAATTCCGACGCCGAAGGCCGCCTCCGAGAAGCGGAGGAGCGTCTCCGTGACGCCATCGAGGAGCTCCAGCGGCGGCAGCGCCGGGCCGCTGCTCATGCTCAGCACCACCTTCGCGTTGAATCGCCTCCCTGCGATCATGGCCCCGACGAATCATGCGTCGCTCACGCCATTGGCAACCTCTGTCAGACTTTCCTTCTCTCCTATGGCGTCAGAGTCGGCATTGGTATACTTCTCCGCGCCTTCAAGCTCGTTCGGAGGCAGTCCTACTCCTCTCTTCTCGATCTCAAG CAACTTGTTTCAGAGAAAGATCTAATAGTAAGGGAAGAAGCATGCCGAATTGGTTTACTTTTCGGTGGTTTCACTGGATCTTATCATGCTCTTAGATGTTTGTTGCGTAaattgagaaagaaagagacaCCACTTAATGC AATTTTAGCAGGTTCAATAGCTGGTTTCTCAATTTTGGCGTTGAATGATTCAAATAGGAGACGTACACTGGCTCTGTACCTGTTGGCTAGGCTGGCCCAG TGTGCTTATAACTCTGCAAAGTCTAAGAACAAGTTTCACCTTTGGGGGAGTCATTGGAGGCATGGAGATTCATTGCTGTTTGCTATTGCTTGTGCACAG gTTATGTATGCCTTTGTTATGCGTCCAGAGAGCTTGCCAAAATCCTATCAAGAATTCATTCAGAAAACTGGGCCAGTTGCAGAGCCTGTGTACAAGGCTGTGAGGGATAGCTGTAGAGGTCATCCAGTTGATGTTACTTCACTACATACCTACTTATCTCATGTAGGAAGGTCTGACTATGTAAAGTTGGAAGAATTTCCCTCTATTATTCCATGTTCCATCATTCATCCTGAAACAAATTCATGTTTAGCCCATCAAGTAAAGGCAACTTCAAAAACGTTCAAGAAAACATTCCCGCTTTACTTTTCTTTGACCTTTGTGCCTTTTGTTGTTCTGCACCTACAGAAG TTCACTGATGCTCCTTTCCGTACTTTCTGGCTTGCCATCAACGGAGGTGTCCGCTCAACGGCTTTTTTGTCTGCTTTTGTTGGAATCTTTCAG GCAGTCATATGTTTACATAGAAAAGTTTTTTCTAGAGATCACAAGATGGTATATTGGATAGCAGGTGGAATATCTGCCCTATCTGTGCTACTGGAGAAAAAAGCTAAGCGTGGTGAGCTAGCTTTATATGTTCTTCCCAGAGCAGGAGATTCACTATGGTATATCTTGGTGAACAGGCACCTCCTTCCAAACATCAGGAACGCTGAG GTTTTCTTGTTTTCTGTGTGTATGGGAGGAATAATGTATTACTTGGAACACGAGCCAGAAACCATGGCTCCATTTCTGAGGGGCTTGATCCGTCGCTTCCTTGCGAGCAGAATCAGCAATCCAAGCCCACCATCTAATCGGACTGCTTCCTACGCATACCTGCAAGCTCTTGATGGCATGACACCACCAACATTACAGGAGAAGAGGGATACTGAATCTGAATCTTCCGAAAAGTACAATCTTGAATCTATTCCTGGGCTTTAA
- the LOC106771014 gene encoding uncharacterized protein LOC106771014, whose amino-acid sequence MDDGKYVELYQRLSNATVPDPIFAGKDYRGVCENLFDQLQSIFNRFFSALPLCHRHDLHHRFLALPQSELWPIVEEFSLILRCCLLLLTLPHSCKKFFLLKCRYLLRILNSFLSVHVTEHCGGVRFSNFLTDVDLDLDDYCRPFLLALLEVFADELLRHQPLRRYLMMVDSVSSIHEKLFVCHFNQGDIAIVLEVLSSHFILSVSDEKAVEDFTVRLFLHCDKDFRFPELSIGPSIVLLHDPVVLSAPKMFQAHIISMVSEAIGSGLSSELLANFQLIALQKSVILYSTHVSSLQIDGFHVESKCSNSHFLDRGQLKFESYIQHGTRNRLNKVLSKLDDSWDSYQCKLFSKTKTDLLTEYIAFVKERQYLFDDSLREGSTSILNWLIHQAFSQEATGAYTIKESTSAQDISLLASILKLMSVSLHQAVKYLRNSGDSDCLKTMKSATVHGKYDFLISIFDYFRQFKICLPIQSFLYAEMKVQKSNYKVSEAMLVHFTGLLSLSFNNGLELLAKGCISVLMALMHLFVFEEGDLLALGSLKGLSLQPCLSKISCHKGGKGARDNPSVYEVVAEFRRIQSYNLRTNSFNSCNDDNGTKKTCNGEMFLNCILGDPKKLSDYDELADFLECKTGKNYSKWLNRREIYRDKRHQKKLKLWKTMKKTVGKSCRFKNNGQSIKRRKN is encoded by the exons ATGGACGATGGAAAATACGTTGAACTGTACCAAAGACTCTCCAACGCCACCGTTCCAGATCCAATTTTCGCAGGCAAAGACTATCGCGGCGTCTGCGAAAACCTCTTCGACCAACTCCAGTCCATCTTCAACCGATTCTTCTCGGCTCTTCCTTTGTGCCACCGCCATGACCTTCACCATCGGTTCCTTGCGCTTCCGCAATCGGAGCTGTGGCCAATTGTTGAAGAATTTTCTCTCATTCTGCGCTGCTGTCTTCTTCTCCTGACGCTCCCGCACTCCTGTAAGAAGTTTTTCCTTCTCAAGTGCCGCTATCTTCTTCGCATTCTCAATTCCTTTCTCTCTGTCCATGTCACCGAACATTGCGGCGGCGTGCGCTTTAGCAACTTCCTCACCGACGTGGACTTGGACCTTGATGATTATTGTCGTCCGTTTCTGCTCGCGCTGCTTGAG GTATTTGCAGATGAACTTTTAAGACACCAGCCATTGAGAAGGTATCTTATGATGGTGGATTCAGTATCTTCTATCCATGAAAAGCTTTTCGTGTGTCATTTCAACCAAGGTGATATTGCCATTGTCCTCGAGGTGTTATCTTCTCATTTCATCCTGTCAGTTTCTGATGAGAAAGCAGTTGAAGATTTCACAGTTagattatttttacattgtgATAAGGATTTCAGATTTCCTGAACTTAGTATTGGGCCCTCCATTGTGTTGTTGCATGACCCTGTTGTGCTCTCTGCACCAAAGATGTTCCAGGCACACATAATTTCAATGGTTTCTGAAGCCATTGGTTCTGGCTTATCTTCCGAGCTTTTAGCCAATTTCCAGCTTATAGCACTGCAAAAGTCTGTTATCTTGTACTCTACACACGTGTCTAGTTTGCAAATAGATGGCTTTCATGTTGAATCAAAATGCTCCAACTCACACTTTCTTGACAGAGGTCAGCTAAAATTTGAATCTTATATCCAGCATGGCACCAGAAACAGATTAAATAAAGTCTTATCAAAATTAGATGATTCATGGGATTCTTATCAATGCAAATTGTTTTCCAAGACAAAAACGGATCTTTTGACTGAGTATATTGCATTTGTGAAGGAGAGACAGTACCTATTTGATGATTCATTAAGGGAAGGGAGTACCTCAATCTTAAATTGGCTAATCCATCAAGCCTTCTCTCAAGAGGCCACTGGAGCATACACTATAAAGGAAAGCACTAGTGCACAAGATATAAGTCTTCTTGCATCCATATTGAAGCTGATGAGTGTTTCATTGCACCAAGCAGTTAAGTATCTACGTAATAGTGGTGATTCAGATTGTTTGAAAACCATGAAAAGTGCCACTGTGCATGGGAAATATGATTTCTTGATCAGCATCTTTGACTATTTTCGACAGTTTAAGATCTGTTTACCAATTCAAAGTTTCTTGTATGCTGAGATGAAAGTTCAGAAATCAAATTACAAAGTCTCTGAGGCAATGCTCGTGCATTTCACAGGCTTACTATCTTTAAGTTTTAACAATGGACTTGAATTGTTGGCAAAGGGGTGTATATCCGTACTTATGGCATTGATGCATCTATTTGTTTTTGAAGAGGGGGATTTACTTGCTTTGGGATCATTGAAGGGTCTGTCATTACAACCTTGCTTGTCCAAAATTTCATGTCATAAGGGTGGAAAG GGTGCAAGAGATAACCCATCTGTCTATGAAGTTGTAGCAGAGTTTCGGAGAATTCAATCATATAATTTGAG AACGAATTCCTTCAACTCCTGTAACGACGATAATGGAACAAAGAAAACCTGCAATGGGGAAATGTTTcttaattgcatattaggagACCCCAAAAAGTTATCCGATTACGATGAACTTGCAGATTTCCTTGAGTGTAAGACAGGGAAAAATTATTCCAAGTGGTTAAATAGGCGCGAAATATATAGAGATAAGAGGCAtcagaaaaaactaaaattatggAAGACTATGAAGAAAACTGTCGGGAAGTCTTGTCGGTTTAAAAACAATGGTCAGTCCATCAAACGACGGAAAAATTGA